In the bacterium genome, one interval contains:
- a CDS encoding sulfatase-like hydrolase/transferase, whose amino-acid sequence MPNHYLLIVLDSCRFDAFVAADPLTMQKLGALERRWSYASWTSPSHFNLLMGLLPHASPRQVFASEYYKRDFARYAERLGVDGVAFKDLLPSLWLPTFLRQRLGYRAHALVSLPVLNPATPLAHDFDSFTLMPTHNDMAAMLPRLRFDDDRPTFHLLNVGETHYPFARPSEDPSHWPRLSGVHGTLQRLEDSASGPAPFDARQLAELRARQIDTVRYLDGVFEQLFDLLPANTYVTITADHGELFGEDGYIGHGPIQHAKVFEVPFLEGKLR is encoded by the coding sequence ATGCCGAACCACTATCTGCTGATCGTGCTCGACAGTTGCCGCTTCGACGCCTTCGTGGCGGCGGATCCGCTGACGATGCAGAAGCTGGGCGCCCTGGAGCGGCGGTGGAGCTACGCCTCGTGGACGTCCCCGTCGCACTTCAACCTGCTGATGGGGCTGCTGCCGCACGCCAGCCCGCGACAGGTGTTCGCGTCGGAGTACTACAAGCGCGATTTCGCCCGCTACGCCGAGCGGCTGGGGGTCGACGGGGTCGCCTTCAAGGACCTGCTGCCGTCGCTGTGGCTGCCGACGTTCCTGCGCCAGCGGCTCGGCTACCGCGCGCACGCGCTGGTCTCGCTCCCGGTGCTCAACCCGGCGACGCCGCTGGCGCACGACTTCGACAGCTTCACGCTGATGCCGACCCACAACGACATGGCGGCGATGCTGCCGCGGCTGCGCTTCGACGACGACCGGCCGACCTTCCACCTGTTGAACGTCGGCGAGACGCACTACCCGTTCGCGCGGCCGAGCGAGGACCCGAGCCACTGGCCGCGCCTGTCGGGTGTGCACGGCACGCTGCAGCGCCTGGAGGACTCGGCCAGCGGTCCGGCGCCGTTCGACGCCCGGCAACTCGCCGAGCTGCGGGCGCGGCAGATCGACACGGTGCGCTACCTCGACGGCGTGTTCGAGCAGCTCTTCGATCTCCTGCCGGCCAACACCTACGTCACCATCACCGCCGACCACGGCGAGCTGTTCGGCGAGGACGGCTACATCGGGCACGGCCCGATCCAGCACGCGAAGGTCTTCGAGGTGCCCTTCCTGGAAGGGAAGCTGCGGTAG